From the Salmo trutta chromosome 30, fSalTru1.1, whole genome shotgun sequence genome, one window contains:
- the LOC115168289 gene encoding acetyl-coenzyme A synthetase, cytoplasmic isoform X2: MIPDKAPKEDVFHAGGDLKKEAHVPNFEKYKELYLKSIEHPDEFWGDIAKDFYWKSKHTGQFMDYNFDVTKGEIYIKCMEGATTNICYNVLDCNVHERRLGDKVAFYWEGNEPGDEMTVTYRELLQQVCQFANVLKSQGVKKGDRVSIYMPMVVELVVAMLACVRIGAVHSIVFAGFSAESLCERILDSQCSLLITADGFYRGDKLINLKVIADDALQKCRDRSFPVQRCIMLKHLSKEVEAIPLSSQSPPAKRPCPDLQVPWNPEVDQCWLSLLSGVSEECEPEWCDSEDPLFILYTSGSTGKPKGVLHTIGGYMLYVATTFKLVFDYHPDDVYWCTADIGWITGHSYITYGPLANGATSVLFEGLPTYPDVSRMWEIVDKYQVTKFYTAPTAIRLLMKYGSEPVQKYKRDSLKVLGTVGEPINPEAWQWYYSVVGEKRCPVVDTFWQTETGGHVLTPLPAATPMKPGSATFPFFGVVPAILNESGEELEGPSEGYLVFKQPWPGVMRTVYGNHQRFETTYFEQFPGYYVTGDGCRRDKDGYYWITGRIDDMLNVSGHLLSTAEVESALVEHEAVVEAAVVSRPHPVKGESLYCFVTLTDGVSFSRTLEAQLKKQVREKIGAIATPDFIQNAPGLPKTRSGKIMRRVLRKIARNERDLGDVSTLADSSVIELLFQNRCCGAV, encoded by the exons ATGATTCCAGACAAAGCACCGAAGGAGGACGTATTTCATGCAGGAGGAGACTTGAAAAAGGAAGCTCATGTACCCAACTTTGAGAAGTACAAAGAACTCTACCTGAAGTCTATTGAACATCCAGATG AGTTCTGGGGTGACATTGCAAAAGACTTCTACTGGAAGTCGAAGCACACGGGCCAGTTCATGGACTACAACTTTGATGTGACAAAGGGGGAGATCTACATCAAGTGCATGGAGGGGGCCACCACCAACATCTGCTACAACGTCCTGGACTGTAACGTTCATGAGAGGAGGCTAGGGGACAAAGTGGCATTCTACTG GGAAGGGAACGAGCCTGGTGACGAGATGACGGTGACATACAGAGAGCTGCTCCAGCAGGTTTGCCAGTTTGCCAATGTGCTCAAGTCCCAGGGGGTGAAGAAGGGAGACCGCGTGTCCATCTACATGCCAATGGTGGTGGAGCTGGTGGTGGCCATGCTGGCCTGTGTCCGCATCGGGGCTGTGCACTCAATCGTG TTTGCAGGCTTTTCGGCAGAGTCGCTGTGCGAGAGGATCCTGGACTCCCAGTGCTCGTTGCTGATCACGGCCG ATGGTTTCTACAGAGGAGATAAGCTCATCAACCTGAAGGTGATCGCTGACGACGCGCTACAGAAATGCAGGGACAG GAGTTTCCCAGTACAGAGGTGTATCATGCTTAAACACCTGTCCAAGGAGGTGGAGGCCATTCCCCTCAGCTCTCAGTCTCCCCCAGCCAAGCGGCCCTGTCCTGACCTGCAG GTGCCGTGGAACCCCGAGGTGGATCAGTGCTGGCTCAGCCTGCTGAGTGGTGTGTCTGAGGAATGTGAACCAGAGTGGTGTGACTCTGAGGATCCCCTCTTCATCCTCTACACCAGTGGCTCCACCGGAAAACCCAAG GGTGTGCTGCACACGATCGGTGGCTATATGCTCTACGTGGCCACCACCTTCAAACTGGTGTTTGACTACCATCCTGACGATGTGTACTGGTGCACGGCCGACATCGGCTGGATCACGGGTCACTCCTACATCACTTACGGGCCCCTGGCTAACGGGGCCACCAGTGTCCTG TTCGAGGGTCTGCCCACCTATCCGGACGTCAGCCGCATGTGGGAGATAGTGGACAAGTACCAAGTCACCAAGTTTTACACGGCGCCCACAGCCATCCGCCTCCTCATGAAGTATGGGAGCGAGCCCGTCCAGAA gtacaAGCGGGATTCTCTGAAGGTGCTGGGGACGGTGGGGGAGCCCATCAACCCGGAGGCGTGGCAGTGGTACTACAGCGTGGTGGGGGAGAAGAGGTGCCCCGTGGTCGACACCTTCTGGCAGACTGAGACC GGTGGCCACGTGTTGACTCCTCTACCTGCTGCCACGCCCATGAAGCCTGGCTCTGCT ACGTTTCCTTTCTTTGGAGTTGTCCCTGCCATTTTGAATGAGTCTGGGGAGGAGCTTGAGGGACCAAGCGAGGGTTACCTG GTGTTCAAACAGCCCTGGCCAGGAGTCATGAGGACTGTGTATGGGAACCACCAGAGGTTTGAGACCACCTACTTTGAGCAATTCCCAGGATACTACGTCACTGGTGACG GTTGCCGTAGAGATAAGGACGGGTATTACTGGATCACAGGGAGGATAGATGACATGTTGAATGTCTCAG GTCACCTGCTGAGCACGGCAGAGGTGGAGTCAGCCCTGGTTGAGCACGAGGCGGTGGTCGAGGCAGCGGTAGTTAGCAGGCCGCACCCTGTCAAAGGGGAGAGTCTCTACTGCTTCGTCACGCTTACCGACGGAGTCAGCTTCAGCCGCACCCTGGAGGCCCAGTTAAAGAAACAAG TGAGAGAGAAGATTGGTGCCATTGCCACTCCAGACTTTATACAGAATGCTCCAGGCCTTCCCAAGACCAGATCAG GTAAGATCATGCGGCGTGTGCTACGTAAGATTGCCCGTAACGAGCGAGACCTGGGCGACGTGTCCACGCTAGCCGACTCCTCGGTCATCGAACTGCTCTTCCAGAACCGCTGCTGTGGCGCAGTGTGA
- the LOC115168289 gene encoding acetyl-coenzyme A synthetase, cytoplasmic isoform X1 produces MIPDKAPKEDVFHAGGDLKKEAHVPNFEKYKELYLKSIEHPDEFWGDIAKDFYWKSKHTGQFMDYNFDVTKGEIYIKCMEGATTNICYNVLDCNVHERRLGDKVAFYWEGNEPGDEMTVTYRELLQQVCQFANVLKSQGVKKGDRVSIYMPMVVELVVAMLACVRIGAVHSIVFAGFSAESLCERILDSQCSLLITADGFYRGDKLINLKVIADDALQKCRDRSFPVQRCIMLKHLSKEVEAIPLSSQSPPAKRPCPDLQQEKQKDRVKKVRPVPQVPWNPEVDQCWLSLLSGVSEECEPEWCDSEDPLFILYTSGSTGKPKGVLHTIGGYMLYVATTFKLVFDYHPDDVYWCTADIGWITGHSYITYGPLANGATSVLFEGLPTYPDVSRMWEIVDKYQVTKFYTAPTAIRLLMKYGSEPVQKYKRDSLKVLGTVGEPINPEAWQWYYSVVGEKRCPVVDTFWQTETGGHVLTPLPAATPMKPGSATFPFFGVVPAILNESGEELEGPSEGYLVFKQPWPGVMRTVYGNHQRFETTYFEQFPGYYVTGDGCRRDKDGYYWITGRIDDMLNVSGHLLSTAEVESALVEHEAVVEAAVVSRPHPVKGESLYCFVTLTDGVSFSRTLEAQLKKQVREKIGAIATPDFIQNAPGLPKTRSGKIMRRVLRKIARNERDLGDVSTLADSSVIELLFQNRCCGAV; encoded by the exons ATGATTCCAGACAAAGCACCGAAGGAGGACGTATTTCATGCAGGAGGAGACTTGAAAAAGGAAGCTCATGTACCCAACTTTGAGAAGTACAAAGAACTCTACCTGAAGTCTATTGAACATCCAGATG AGTTCTGGGGTGACATTGCAAAAGACTTCTACTGGAAGTCGAAGCACACGGGCCAGTTCATGGACTACAACTTTGATGTGACAAAGGGGGAGATCTACATCAAGTGCATGGAGGGGGCCACCACCAACATCTGCTACAACGTCCTGGACTGTAACGTTCATGAGAGGAGGCTAGGGGACAAAGTGGCATTCTACTG GGAAGGGAACGAGCCTGGTGACGAGATGACGGTGACATACAGAGAGCTGCTCCAGCAGGTTTGCCAGTTTGCCAATGTGCTCAAGTCCCAGGGGGTGAAGAAGGGAGACCGCGTGTCCATCTACATGCCAATGGTGGTGGAGCTGGTGGTGGCCATGCTGGCCTGTGTCCGCATCGGGGCTGTGCACTCAATCGTG TTTGCAGGCTTTTCGGCAGAGTCGCTGTGCGAGAGGATCCTGGACTCCCAGTGCTCGTTGCTGATCACGGCCG ATGGTTTCTACAGAGGAGATAAGCTCATCAACCTGAAGGTGATCGCTGACGACGCGCTACAGAAATGCAGGGACAG GAGTTTCCCAGTACAGAGGTGTATCATGCTTAAACACCTGTCCAAGGAGGTGGAGGCCATTCCCCTCAGCTCTCAGTCTCCCCCAGCCAAGCGGCCCTGTCCTGACCTGCAG caggagaaacagaaagacagagtAAAGAAAGTCCGTCCCGTCCCTCAG GTGCCGTGGAACCCCGAGGTGGATCAGTGCTGGCTCAGCCTGCTGAGTGGTGTGTCTGAGGAATGTGAACCAGAGTGGTGTGACTCTGAGGATCCCCTCTTCATCCTCTACACCAGTGGCTCCACCGGAAAACCCAAG GGTGTGCTGCACACGATCGGTGGCTATATGCTCTACGTGGCCACCACCTTCAAACTGGTGTTTGACTACCATCCTGACGATGTGTACTGGTGCACGGCCGACATCGGCTGGATCACGGGTCACTCCTACATCACTTACGGGCCCCTGGCTAACGGGGCCACCAGTGTCCTG TTCGAGGGTCTGCCCACCTATCCGGACGTCAGCCGCATGTGGGAGATAGTGGACAAGTACCAAGTCACCAAGTTTTACACGGCGCCCACAGCCATCCGCCTCCTCATGAAGTATGGGAGCGAGCCCGTCCAGAA gtacaAGCGGGATTCTCTGAAGGTGCTGGGGACGGTGGGGGAGCCCATCAACCCGGAGGCGTGGCAGTGGTACTACAGCGTGGTGGGGGAGAAGAGGTGCCCCGTGGTCGACACCTTCTGGCAGACTGAGACC GGTGGCCACGTGTTGACTCCTCTACCTGCTGCCACGCCCATGAAGCCTGGCTCTGCT ACGTTTCCTTTCTTTGGAGTTGTCCCTGCCATTTTGAATGAGTCTGGGGAGGAGCTTGAGGGACCAAGCGAGGGTTACCTG GTGTTCAAACAGCCCTGGCCAGGAGTCATGAGGACTGTGTATGGGAACCACCAGAGGTTTGAGACCACCTACTTTGAGCAATTCCCAGGATACTACGTCACTGGTGACG GTTGCCGTAGAGATAAGGACGGGTATTACTGGATCACAGGGAGGATAGATGACATGTTGAATGTCTCAG GTCACCTGCTGAGCACGGCAGAGGTGGAGTCAGCCCTGGTTGAGCACGAGGCGGTGGTCGAGGCAGCGGTAGTTAGCAGGCCGCACCCTGTCAAAGGGGAGAGTCTCTACTGCTTCGTCACGCTTACCGACGGAGTCAGCTTCAGCCGCACCCTGGAGGCCCAGTTAAAGAAACAAG TGAGAGAGAAGATTGGTGCCATTGCCACTCCAGACTTTATACAGAATGCTCCAGGCCTTCCCAAGACCAGATCAG GTAAGATCATGCGGCGTGTGCTACGTAAGATTGCCCGTAACGAGCGAGACCTGGGCGACGTGTCCACGCTAGCCGACTCCTCGGTCATCGAACTGCTCTTCCAGAACCGCTGCTGTGGCGCAGTGTGA